One window from the genome of Oceanispirochaeta sp. encodes:
- a CDS encoding carbohydrate ABC transporter permease has translation MVLNNKWRISRDDLTARFVLMPTIILTFVFVYAFIIYTVYISFTDSSLMPSFGWVGMKNYVKMFKLANWHTALKNFAIFSVLYISFATFLGLILAILVDWSKAGERFFRPIYLYPMAISFIVTGTAWKWFLDPGIGLEQIMHTWGFVNFKFDWIKNSDKAIYTVIIAAIWQVTGYVMTIFLAGLRAVNHATIESAVVDGAGTWKLYTRIIIPQLGPSFTSVFVILGHMAIKSYDLVIALTNGGPGRATEMPSTFMYSYTFTRNEMGIGASSAVFMLLLFAIIIIPYINKIVKDS, from the coding sequence ATGGTCTTAAACAATAAATGGCGTATATCCAGGGATGATCTGACCGCACGTTTCGTACTGATGCCCACGATTATTCTCACTTTCGTATTTGTATATGCCTTTATCATCTATACCGTTTATATTTCATTTACCGATTCAAGTCTCATGCCTTCCTTTGGATGGGTGGGTATGAAGAACTATGTAAAAATGTTTAAACTCGCAAACTGGCACACTGCGCTGAAGAATTTTGCTATTTTCAGCGTTCTTTATATCTCATTTGCTACATTTCTGGGTCTGATCCTTGCCATTCTGGTCGACTGGAGTAAGGCGGGAGAGCGGTTTTTCCGTCCCATATACCTTTATCCCATGGCCATCTCATTTATTGTAACCGGTACGGCATGGAAATGGTTTCTTGATCCGGGAATCGGTCTGGAACAGATCATGCATACCTGGGGATTTGTAAACTTTAAATTCGACTGGATAAAGAATTCAGATAAAGCCATTTATACGGTCATCATCGCGGCCATATGGCAGGTCACGGGTTATGTGATGACCATATTTCTGGCAGGACTCAGAGCCGTCAACCATGCGACCATCGAATCGGCGGTTGTTGACGGAGCGGGAACCTGGAAACTCTATACCAGGATTATCATCCCTCAACTGGGACCGTCATTTACATCTGTATTTGTTATTCTGGGGCATATGGCCATCAAGTCATACGACCTGGTTATTGCACTGACCAACGGTGGACCGGGACGGGCTACAGAAATGCCCTCGACTTTTATGTACTCTTATACATTTACAAGAAACGAGATGGGAATAGGAGCCAGTTCTGCTGTCTTTATGCTGTTACTATTCGCCATCATCATCATTCCCTATATCAACAAAATCGTGAAGGACAGCTGA
- a CDS encoding carbohydrate ABC transporter permease, with amino-acid sequence MRLHKTAEIINMVIMVIFAIFFLTPLYVMVVNSFKPLSEIRGGNMLALPVDFVLAPWRSAWSTAQIGVQATGLRPYFLNSIKMVIPAVFLSTLMGSLSGFVLSKGQFKGDKLLFGLILFGCFIPFQIVLIPTARVLGSLNLAGTTSGLVLVHTVYGLGFTTLFFKNTYDSFPSELVQSAQVDGAHFFRIFRDIILPNSTPIIVVSVIWQTTNIWNDFLFGVSFGDASSQPMTVALNNLVSSSTGVKEYNVHFAGALMAAMPTLVIYLVSGRYFVRGLMSGSVKG; translated from the coding sequence ATGCGGCTGCACAAAACGGCTGAGATCATAAACATGGTGATCATGGTGATCTTCGCCATTTTCTTCCTGACACCCCTGTACGTCATGGTGGTCAACTCTTTCAAACCACTTTCAGAAATCCGGGGAGGCAATATGCTGGCTCTTCCTGTCGATTTTGTTTTAGCACCCTGGAGAAGTGCCTGGTCAACGGCTCAGATCGGTGTTCAGGCCACAGGGTTGCGGCCTTATTTTCTGAACTCCATAAAGATGGTGATCCCGGCAGTTTTTCTCTCCACCCTGATGGGATCCTTGAGTGGTTTTGTTCTGTCTAAAGGGCAGTTTAAAGGAGATAAACTTTTATTCGGACTGATCCTCTTCGGCTGCTTTATTCCCTTTCAGATCGTTCTGATTCCTACTGCCCGTGTACTGGGTTCCCTGAACCTGGCAGGAACAACATCCGGTCTGGTTTTGGTCCATACCGTCTATGGATTGGGTTTTACCACTCTGTTTTTTAAGAACACCTATGACAGTTTTCCATCAGAACTCGTGCAGTCCGCCCAGGTGGACGGGGCCCATTTTTTCAGGATTTTCCGGGATATAATTCTCCCCAATTCCACACCAATCATTGTCGTGTCCGTTATATGGCAGACAACCAATATCTGGAATGACTTCCTCTTCGGTGTTTCCTTTGGAGATGCTTCCAGTCAGCCCATGACGGTGGCTTTGAACAACCTTGTCAGCTCCTCCACTGGGGTCAAGGAGTACAACGTACACTTTGCCGGGGCTCTTATGGCAGCTATGCCGACCCTGGTTATTTACCTGGTCTCGGGACGCTACTTTGTTCGGGGGCTCATGTCCGGCTCAGTTAAAGGATAA
- a CDS encoding ROK family protein, whose product MSKKLICGVDLGGTKLSAGLFRQDGTLVGKETVYDHRDEQWDEILIIIADLVKRVMRSCSVEPDDILGIGVALAGHIHFKKGVIVTVSNFVHNIYDYPFVDKLSVLLPGMRIILDNDANAQAFGEFKFGAGRGYHDLVFVTVSTGIGGGIIVNDKMLRGKVGTAGEVGHTIIDIDSDVKCTCGNYGCAMALASGLFFPELYRRQLRKGLKSTIGITEASADKMDGQSIEEGMKKGDPICRVIVEDSADVVGSTLYNIYKTLDPELVILGGGLMSFGEDYMNRIQHRFLSHTYEMMAEEMEIKLAETGRDAGLIGAAALVLE is encoded by the coding sequence ATGTCGAAAAAACTCATTTGCGGTGTAGACCTGGGAGGGACGAAGCTCTCGGCGGGTCTGTTCAGACAGGACGGAACCCTGGTGGGAAAGGAAACCGTATACGATCATCGGGATGAACAATGGGATGAAATTCTTATCATCATTGCAGACCTGGTAAAACGAGTGATGCGCTCCTGTTCGGTCGAACCCGATGATATCCTGGGTATTGGAGTGGCTCTGGCCGGGCATATCCATTTTAAAAAGGGTGTCATCGTCACTGTGAGCAATTTTGTACACAATATTTATGATTATCCCTTCGTGGACAAACTCTCTGTACTGCTGCCTGGAATGAGAATCATTCTGGATAATGATGCCAATGCCCAGGCCTTCGGAGAGTTCAAGTTCGGTGCAGGACGTGGTTATCATGACCTGGTCTTTGTCACGGTCAGTACCGGGATCGGCGGCGGTATCATAGTCAACGACAAGATGCTCCGTGGAAAAGTAGGCACTGCCGGAGAAGTGGGACATACCATCATTGACATTGATTCGGATGTAAAATGTACCTGCGGGAATTACGGCTGTGCCATGGCTCTGGCTTCGGGGCTCTTCTTTCCGGAACTCTATCGCAGGCAGCTCCGGAAAGGCTTGAAAAGCACCATTGGAATAACAGAGGCTTCCGCCGATAAGATGGATGGTCAATCCATTGAAGAGGGCATGAAAAAGGGTGATCCCATCTGCAGAGTGATTGTGGAAGATTCAGCCGATGTTGTAGGCTCCACTCTTTACAATATTTACAAGACCCTGGATCCCGAACTGGTCATTCTGGGGGGAGGACTCATGTCCTTTGGTGAAGACTACATGAACCGCATCCAACACCGCTTCCTGTCTCACACCTATGAAATGATGGCTGAAGAAATGGAAATAAAACTGGCAGAAACCGGCCGGGATGCAGGCCTTATCGGGGCGGCGGCATTGGTCCTGGAATAG
- a CDS encoding sigma-54 dependent transcriptional regulator, which yields MNILIADDEKGIRIGLSKLFQREGHESFTAEDYESALECIRTTEIHIALLDIRMGDRDGVELLKSIQMINSDVICLMITGYGSISNAVEAMREGAADYLLKPLDNEYLLKAVNERLELKHLKNENLLLKEEQQEKMLDFNFRTNNPKMKKILTVADKVKDTDTTVLITGDSGTGKEVLSRYIHFTSNRHGAPFIGVNCAALSETLLLSELFGHEKGAFTGAHERKIGKFELADRGTLFLDEIGDMSPDAQAKLLRVLEEGTLERVGGNRTVRVNIRVIAATNQDLVSLIQKKEFREDLYYRLNVISLVLPSLKDRPEDILLLAEYFKALYGKKYRKGQLNFSPAACESMKVYGWPGNIRELKNLINQTVLLTEEATLETAGLNRREEPLTSSEEGLTPGISESLSLQDRMDGVIEKYEKNIIRETLIRNRFNKTAAAEELGVTRKTLFNKISKYSL from the coding sequence ATGAATATACTCATAGCCGACGATGAAAAAGGAATCCGCATCGGCCTCAGCAAGTTGTTTCAAAGAGAGGGCCATGAGAGCTTTACCGCAGAGGATTATGAATCGGCCCTGGAATGCATCAGGACTACAGAGATCCATATAGCCCTGCTGGATATCCGTATGGGCGACAGGGATGGTGTGGAACTCTTGAAATCAATTCAGATGATCAACAGCGATGTGATCTGTCTGATGATCACGGGCTATGGAAGCATCAGCAATGCGGTTGAGGCCATGCGCGAGGGAGCGGCAGACTACCTGCTCAAGCCCCTGGATAATGAATACCTGCTGAAGGCTGTCAATGAACGGCTCGAGCTGAAGCATCTCAAGAATGAAAACCTCCTCTTGAAGGAAGAACAACAGGAAAAAATGCTGGATTTTAACTTCAGGACGAACAACCCGAAGATGAAAAAAATCCTGACCGTGGCAGATAAGGTAAAGGATACGGATACAACGGTTCTGATCACAGGTGACAGCGGAACGGGGAAAGAGGTCCTCAGCCGCTATATTCACTTTACCAGCAATAGACATGGGGCTCCCTTCATCGGTGTAAACTGCGCAGCCCTTTCGGAAACGCTCCTGCTGAGTGAACTTTTCGGGCATGAAAAAGGCGCCTTTACCGGGGCTCACGAAAGGAAAATCGGCAAGTTTGAACTAGCCGACAGAGGAACTCTATTCCTGGATGAGATTGGTGACATGTCCCCGGATGCCCAGGCCAAGCTTCTCCGGGTTCTGGAAGAAGGGACTCTGGAGAGGGTCGGTGGAAATAGAACCGTCAGGGTCAATATCCGGGTCATAGCGGCCACCAATCAGGACCTGGTCTCACTGATTCAAAAAAAGGAATTCCGGGAGGATTTATATTACCGCCTGAATGTGATCAGTCTGGTTCTTCCCTCTCTGAAGGACAGGCCCGAGGACATCCTTCTTCTGGCAGAGTATTTCAAGGCCCTTTACGGCAAAAAATACAGAAAGGGTCAACTCAATTTTTCGCCGGCGGCCTGTGAGTCCATGAAAGTCTATGGATGGCCCGGGAATATTCGGGAACTGAAAAACCTGATCAACCAGACAGTCCTTCTAACCGAGGAAGCCACTCTGGAGACGGCGGGATTAAACCGCAGAGAAGAGCCCCTGACTTCATCAGAGGAAGGATTAACCCCGGGGATTTCTGAAAGCCTAAGCCTCCAGGACAGGATGGACGGCGTGATAGAGAAGTATGAAAAGAATATCATTAGAGAAACACTGATCCGGAACAGGTTCAATAAAACAGCCGCAGCAGAAGAGCTGGGAGTCACCCGGAAAACCCTTTTCAATAAAATCAGTAAATACAGCCTTTAG
- a CDS encoding HAMP domain-containing sensor histidine kinase, producing the protein MKLYPKLALTILILILLQASFTGILVSRTIRNNNLEDALVELRLKADFIVNNYQSWKRHLWKQLIQVLEYSKEMDEENLKSGELKSLLTSSNIDAVIIKTEDGNYSMTALNTSPDFILPPVEDLSVVYNHPSISLYQMKGQFYMIGIINLSSLSGNTEIYLVKHINDSFLNNIIFDKDGRILFHTSTDFLAGHKEIQTIAFHQSGTLPGMAYKEWYDLEEEDQSYNMASTKVGEISSSSGNTSSVYLTTILSNEPYQRRILSIERTVLTVSLFTLLFTFLLILIFTRGITRPVALLANAMGHIREGSYNVQLKIADKGEMGVLLKGFNGMAARLHQDQIKIEKSLDEITFLNEFNEEVIHSIRDALAVVNDDMIIEKANPAFDILTELKVRTLTGFINENFDTTLLEGVRKVLFQGEERWTQRIRNRQDQVFEVKIYPVHRESHMHSEKRMCVLILEDISEKNAYEEKIFQAEKLSSISMLSAGIAHEVNNPLSSILTNIQNLIYEEADTERLKSLHLVEEESIRIAQIIRDLTNFTSRELGQGNICSPLIVAEEVVRLIRHSRRPDGTRIPPVSILCDPAVADVIISKGELMQVLINLLQNAAHATENDKPIKISIREENQRAIMTIEDQGKGIPEEILNRVFDPFFTTKANNEGTGLGLSVVYGIIMKYKGTIKIESKKGTGTVIVFSLPTISKQEAV; encoded by the coding sequence ATGAAACTGTATCCCAAGCTGGCCTTGACAATCCTGATCCTCATTCTGCTTCAAGCCTCGTTTACAGGAATATTGGTCAGTAGAACCATCCGAAATAATAATCTGGAGGATGCCCTAGTGGAATTGAGGCTGAAGGCAGATTTCATTGTGAATAACTATCAATCATGGAAACGCCATCTCTGGAAACAACTGATACAGGTCCTGGAGTATTCAAAAGAAATGGATGAGGAAAACCTGAAGAGTGGTGAACTGAAAAGTCTTCTTACATCCTCCAATATAGATGCAGTTATTATCAAAACAGAAGACGGCAATTATTCTATGACTGCCCTGAATACCAGCCCCGATTTTATTCTGCCTCCTGTGGAAGATCTATCAGTCGTATATAATCACCCCTCCATCAGCCTGTATCAGATGAAGGGGCAGTTTTACATGATCGGGATTATTAATTTGAGTTCCCTTTCGGGAAATACCGAGATTTATCTGGTCAAACACATCAATGACAGCTTTCTCAATAATATTATCTTTGATAAAGACGGGAGGATACTGTTTCATACATCAACAGATTTTCTTGCGGGTCATAAGGAGATCCAGACCATAGCGTTTCATCAATCCGGAACCCTACCTGGAATGGCTTATAAGGAGTGGTATGACCTGGAGGAAGAGGATCAGAGTTACAACATGGCCAGCACCAAGGTGGGAGAGATCAGCAGCAGCAGTGGAAACACCAGTTCTGTCTATCTGACAACCATTCTTTCAAATGAACCCTATCAGCGGAGGATACTCTCCATCGAGAGGACTGTTCTGACTGTATCCCTCTTCACACTGCTCTTCACATTCCTCCTCATTCTTATCTTTACAAGAGGCATCACAAGGCCTGTAGCCCTGCTGGCCAATGCCATGGGTCATATCCGGGAAGGCTCCTATAATGTACAGCTGAAAATTGCAGATAAGGGAGAGATGGGGGTTCTGCTCAAGGGATTCAACGGCATGGCCGCCCGACTTCATCAAGACCAGATCAAAATTGAAAAATCCCTTGATGAAATCACGTTTCTCAATGAGTTCAACGAAGAAGTCATCCACTCCATCAGGGATGCTCTAGCAGTCGTCAACGATGATATGATCATAGAAAAAGCGAATCCCGCCTTTGACATTTTGACGGAATTAAAGGTCAGAACTCTGACAGGATTTATCAATGAAAACTTTGATACCACTCTTCTCGAGGGTGTCAGGAAGGTCCTGTTTCAGGGTGAAGAACGCTGGACTCAGCGCATCCGGAACAGACAGGACCAGGTTTTTGAGGTTAAGATTTATCCTGTTCATCGGGAGTCTCATATGCATTCTGAGAAAAGGATGTGTGTTCTTATCCTGGAGGATATTTCCGAAAAGAATGCCTATGAGGAAAAAATATTCCAGGCGGAAAAACTCTCCTCCATCAGTATGCTTTCTGCAGGGATTGCCCATGAGGTGAACAATCCTCTGTCCTCCATCCTGACGAATATACAAAATCTGATTTACGAAGAGGCCGACACAGAGCGCCTTAAATCTCTCCATCTGGTAGAAGAAGAGTCCATAAGGATTGCCCAGATTATCAGGGATCTGACGAATTTCACATCCAGGGAACTCGGTCAGGGAAACATCTGCTCTCCCCTGATTGTAGCGGAAGAGGTCGTACGATTGATCCGCCACTCCCGCAGACCCGATGGCACCAGGATTCCTCCTGTCAGCATTCTGTGCGATCCAGCAGTGGCAGATGTGATTATATCCAAGGGGGAGTTGATGCAGGTTCTTATCAATCTGCTGCAGAATGCAGCCCATGCCACAGAAAATGACAAACCTATAAAAATCAGCATCAGAGAAGAAAACCAGAGGGCTATCATGACTATTGAGGATCAGGGAAAAGGCATCCCCGAAGAAATTCTCAACCGTGTCTTCGATCCTTTTTTCACAACCAAGGCAAACAACGAAGGTACTGGTCTGGGCCTGTCTGTTGTATATGGCATCATCATGAAATACAAGGGCACAATCAAGATCGAAAGCAAAAAGGGCACAGGCACTGTCATTGTGTTCTCACTCCCTACAATCTCAAAACAGGAGGCGGTATGA
- a CDS encoding ABC transporter substrate-binding protein, producing the protein MSGLKLTLLLTVLLLTVTMISGASGQGESLDKTDLNILYVPGVADPFYYSMEKGALMKAEEMGVSLDVSEYPELWEPAVQIPILKRAIAAKKYDLIMIAPVANDALIVPLKECYNQGIQIITVDTKIGDGLYTLPSDWSFPLAHIGTDNFAGAVYLAETLAEQVNEKGKVYINTTTEETSTTEERKNGFMEGISHFPEMEIVQIDYNGDLQTVAMKQTLSALMKNPDLVAAFGTNVFSSQGVSAAVKNAGLSGAVRVAAWDATDSLIASLRNGEVDLVLAQKPAEIGALAVEWAYKYLIDHKEIPPSITSGYVVFNKSNINNPEMEQYIY; encoded by the coding sequence ATGAGCGGATTAAAATTAACTCTCCTTCTCACTGTTCTGCTCCTGACTGTAACTATGATCTCAGGAGCATCAGGGCAGGGAGAATCCCTGGATAAAACCGACCTGAATATCCTCTATGTTCCCGGCGTAGCCGACCCTTTCTACTATTCCATGGAAAAGGGTGCTTTGATGAAAGCCGAGGAAATGGGTGTCTCTCTGGATGTTTCTGAATACCCTGAATTATGGGAGCCGGCAGTGCAGATCCCCATCCTCAAAAGGGCGATTGCGGCAAAAAAATACGACCTCATCATGATTGCTCCCGTAGCCAATGACGCCCTCATTGTGCCTCTGAAAGAGTGTTATAATCAGGGGATACAAATCATTACAGTGGATACAAAAATTGGGGACGGCCTGTATACCTTGCCCTCGGACTGGTCCTTTCCCCTCGCCCATATAGGAACTGACAACTTTGCCGGAGCCGTCTACCTGGCGGAAACCCTGGCGGAACAGGTCAATGAAAAAGGAAAGGTCTATATCAATACAACCACCGAGGAAACATCCACGACGGAAGAGCGGAAAAACGGGTTTATGGAGGGGATTTCACACTTTCCCGAGATGGAAATTGTCCAGATCGATTACAATGGAGACCTTCAGACGGTGGCCATGAAACAGACCCTCAGTGCACTGATGAAGAATCCCGATCTTGTTGCGGCCTTCGGAACAAATGTGTTCAGCAGCCAGGGAGTGTCTGCGGCGGTTAAAAACGCCGGTCTATCCGGGGCTGTTCGTGTGGCCGCCTGGGATGCCACAGACTCCCTGATTGCCAGCCTCAGAAACGGTGAAGTCGATCTTGTTCTGGCACAGAAACCCGCAGAAATCGGAGCCCTGGCGGTCGAATGGGCCTATAAATACTTGATTGATCACAAGGAGATACCCCCCAGTATCACTTCGGGATATGTGGTCTTCAATAAATCCAATATCAACAATCCTGAAATGGAGCAATATATATATTAA
- a CDS encoding NAD(P)-dependent oxidoreductase, with translation MKRVLLTGGNGFIGTRFKEAHHHNFEILSTDVAELNIHEKDKIQDALRLFKPDYVIHAAAIALTDFCNEHPEKCYAINVTGAANIAQACKEAGARMIFLSTEQVFNGNPEGGPYKESNTPIPDTMYGKNKLEAEGLIQSILEDVLILRFTWMFGVPERFRPVVNNVLWDTVKAVMKGESIRVPSHEYRGLTYVNELMDQFDTIMDLPSGTYHVGSKNDQSRYDIVCLIMKELGLEHRIEELIIKDEIKYARKDRDARLDTSLIQTRGIKFSETSEAVIKCVREYNLKMN, from the coding sequence ATGAAAAGAGTCCTGCTCACCGGAGGAAACGGATTTATCGGTACAAGATTCAAAGAGGCTCACCACCACAATTTTGAAATTCTCTCTACAGATGTTGCTGAGTTGAATATTCATGAAAAAGACAAAATACAGGATGCCCTGAGGCTGTTCAAACCCGACTATGTCATACATGCTGCCGCTATTGCCCTGACAGATTTCTGCAATGAACACCCTGAAAAATGCTATGCCATCAATGTGACCGGTGCTGCTAACATTGCCCAGGCCTGCAAGGAGGCGGGAGCCCGGATGATCTTTCTCAGCACGGAACAGGTCTTCAACGGCAACCCCGAAGGCGGTCCCTACAAGGAGAGTAATACACCCATTCCCGATACAATGTACGGTAAAAACAAGCTGGAAGCCGAGGGGCTGATTCAATCCATTCTGGAGGATGTGCTGATTCTCCGTTTCACATGGATGTTCGGAGTTCCTGAACGATTCCGGCCTGTTGTGAACAATGTTCTCTGGGACACCGTTAAGGCCGTCATGAAAGGTGAATCCATCCGGGTTCCCTCTCATGAGTACCGCGGACTGACCTATGTGAATGAATTGATGGATCAGTTTGATACAATCATGGATCTCCCTTCCGGAACCTACCATGTGGGTTCTAAAAATGATCAAAGCCGATACGATATTGTCTGCCTTATCATGAAAGAACTGGGCCTGGAACATCGAATTGAGGAACTGATTATCAAGGATGAGATAAAATATGCCCGGAAAGACCGGGATGCCCGTTTAGATACATCATTGATACAGACCAGGGGAATCAAGTTCTCTGAAACTTCGGAGGCGGTAATCAAATGTGTCCGGGAGTACAACCTTAAGATGAATTGA